In the genome of Afipia felis ATCC 53690, the window TGCGCGTCGCCGGCATCGACATGATTGCTGATCTTTCTGGTGCGCTGTTCTGGGTCGACGAGCGCCTGCTCGTCGTCTCCGACCTACATCTGGAAAAAGGCTCAAGCTTCGCCACCCGTCGCGTGCTGCTACCACCTTACGACACCGCTGCAACACTGGCGAAACTGCAGGCGGTAATCGCGCGGCACGATCCACGCACGGTGATCGCGCTCGGTGACAGCTTCCACGATCGCGACGCACATCATCGGCTCGATGCGTCCGACCGCGCAACGCTGACGCAATTGCAGGCGCGGCGCGACTGGATCTGGATCGCCGGCAATCATGATCCGGCACTGCCCCGCGATATCGGCGGCACGGTCGCCGATGAAGTCCAAATGGGACCGCTGACCTTCCGTCATGAGCCGACCGGCGCGTATGGTGAAATCGCCGGCCATCTACATCCCAAGGCCCGCGTCAGCCGCCGCGGCCGCTCGATCGAACGGCGCTGTTTCGCCAGCGACGGCGAGCGCGCAGTGATGCCGTCATTCGGCGCCTATACCGGGGGCCTCAGCATCCGCGATGAAGCGTTCCGGGCCATCTTCCAGACCTCCGGCTTCATCGCTCACCTTCTCGGCGACCGTCAGGTTCATCGCATCACCGCTGCTCGGTGTTATTGAGCGACGCGCGAGATCAATCCCGTTTGCGCCTATTGCTCCTCTCCAACAATCGCAAGCCGTTCCGCGAGAACTGCAGCCTGCGTCCGGGAACCGACGCCCAGCTTCCTGAAAATCGTGGAGACGTGCCCCTTGACGGTCTGCTCCGCGATATTCAGTTCGCCGGCAATTTCCTTGTTCAAACGTCCCTGAACGATCATCGACAGGATGCGCATTTGCTGGCCGGATAACCGCGCGAATCGATTTGCAAGATCGAGATCGCCCTCCGCAATCGCGCCACGCCCACCGATGTTCGGAGGAATCCATATTTCGCCACCCAATATGCGGGATACGGCTTCCGCCATCGTCGGTAAGCTCAGTGATTTCGGGATATAGCCCGACGCGCCATATGCGACCGCTCGGCGGATCGTCGTCGGATCCTGCTTGGCTGAAATGATGGCGACCGGCAGCGTCGGATGTTGCGCCAGCAGCATGAACAGGCCGGCGAAGCCTCGCACACCTGGCATGTTCAGATCCCATAGCACGAGGTCGATTTCGCCCGCATGCAGCGTCAGTGTTTGCAGCACCTCGTCGAGCGAGTGACACTCCAGCACCTCGATATTCTCGATGACGCTTCCGAGAGCGGTGCGCAATCCCGCCCGAACAAGCGGATGGTCGTCCCCGATGATAATGCGTGTCGTCATATCAGCCCTTCTTCCATCCCGTCGTTCTGCTTGTGAAGCCGCACGCTGGACAGGAAACGTCGCAACGATGCCGGCTTCACAGGTTTGAGCAGGAGTTCGCAGCCGAGCCCGCGAACAGCCTCGTGGGTTTCGGGGCTGCGGTTACCGGTGACGACGAGCGTCGGCACGTTCAGCGTTTCGTTTTGCAACTTGCGAATGAATTCAAGCCCCGTGCGATGACCATCAAGGTGATAATCCACGAGCGCGACGTCGGGCTTGTGTTTCCGGGTCAGCAA includes:
- the pdeM gene encoding ligase-associated DNA damage response endonuclease PdeM, whose translation is MTIASATSAALHVVRVAGIDMIADLSGALFWVDERLLVVSDLHLEKGSSFATRRVLLPPYDTAATLAKLQAVIARHDPRTVIALGDSFHDRDAHHRLDASDRATLTQLQARRDWIWIAGNHDPALPRDIGGTVADEVQMGPLTFRHEPTGAYGEIAGHLHPKARVSRRGRSIERRCFASDGERAVMPSFGAYTGGLSIRDEAFRAIFQTSGFIAHLLGDRQVHRITAARCY
- a CDS encoding response regulator transcription factor, which encodes MTTRIIIGDDHPLVRAGLRTALGSVIENIEVLECHSLDEVLQTLTLHAGEIDLVLWDLNMPGVRGFAGLFMLLAQHPTLPVAIISAKQDPTTIRRAVAYGASGYIPKSLSLPTMAEAVSRILGGEIWIPPNIGGRGAIAEGDLDLANRFARLSGQQMRILSMIVQGRLNKEIAGELNIAEQTVKGHVSTIFRKLGVGSRTQAAVLAERLAIVGEEQ